Proteins co-encoded in one Spirosoma endbachense genomic window:
- a CDS encoding SDR family oxidoreductase, with protein sequence MEAIKNKVIVITGASSGMGASTARKLGQLGAKVVLAARREDQLKVLINEIGDNAMYVRTDVSKQGDMDNLIQQAIGRFGQVDVLWNNAGIMPLSFFEEGQVSEWERMIDINIKGVLYGINAVLPHMLERGDGHILATSSMGGLNTFPSGGVYSCTKFAVRAIMETLRKEVGEKIKVTTIYPGTVATELGHDITSPKVRALYGNLDGIPKMDSEAIVNAVVYALSQPGNITVNDVMLRPLGKTVN encoded by the coding sequence ATGGAAGCTATTAAAAACAAAGTGATCGTTATCACCGGTGCCAGTAGTGGCATGGGCGCGTCTACAGCCCGAAAACTCGGCCAGCTTGGTGCTAAAGTAGTATTGGCCGCACGAAGAGAAGATCAGTTGAAAGTCCTGATCAATGAAATTGGTGATAATGCCATGTATGTACGAACCGACGTTAGCAAACAGGGCGATATGGATAACCTCATTCAGCAGGCAATCGGCAGGTTTGGGCAGGTAGACGTGTTATGGAATAACGCTGGTATTATGCCGCTCTCGTTCTTTGAGGAAGGGCAGGTATCCGAATGGGAGCGCATGATTGATATCAATATTAAAGGCGTGTTATATGGCATTAATGCTGTTCTGCCGCATATGCTGGAAAGGGGAGACGGGCATATTCTGGCTACTTCATCGATGGGCGGTTTAAATACATTTCCAAGTGGTGGAGTCTATAGCTGTACCAAATTTGCCGTTCGGGCCATTATGGAAACGTTACGCAAAGAAGTCGGCGAGAAAATTAAAGTGACGACGATCTATCCGGGTACTGTAGCTACCGAACTGGGACATGATATCACCAGCCCCAAAGTTCGTGCCCTTTATGGCAATCTGGATGGCATCCCCAAAATGGATTCAGAAGCCATCGTTAATGCAGTGGTCTATGCGCTTAGTCAGCCGGGCAATATTACCGTAAATGATGTCATGTTGAGGCCGCTTGGGAAAACCGTGAATTAG